The sequence below is a genomic window from Nostoc sp. KVJ3.
CCAGAGAGCGCTTGCCCAAATGCCTCTAAGTTATGGCTGGCAACGATTTTCCTCGCTGTGAAATATTCTTGAAATGCTAGATAGGAAAAGGAAAAAATTCCCCGCGCCCGTTCTGCCAATAGCCCATGTTGAGCCTCAATTGCTTTGAGCGCCGCTTCGCTTTCGATTTGCAGTGACTCTGCATCCATTGGCACGTTGTTGAGATTCTGAATATAGTCACCAATATATTGCTCAACGACGCGTTGCTCAAAAAAGTACTGACCTTGCTCAAATGTCGCTGCGGCAATTTGACTCAATAATTTGAGCTTTTGTGGTAATAAAAACCCTCGGTAAACTTCATCCCGTTCAATGCCTCTGGCTTCATCCCATTTGCCCAATAGAAGGTCTAAACCTTGCTTATAAAAGTCAGTGCGCTTAGTCGGAAATTTTTCTTGACCGTGAAACACCCAGCAGGCAAGATGCAGAAATAGGGGTGTGACGACGAGTTGGCGAAATTGCCAATTTTCAGCTAATTCCAACTTCTGAATAAACTCAACGGACTGGGCCAGACCATCTTTTTGGTTGGTCTTGGTAAAGGCCACAAACCATTTTTGAGCGAAGGCTCGGATTTGTTCTAAGGTAAAGGGAGCAATTTCAACATCGGTAAAGCCTCGGAGTCTGAGTTTTTGAGCTGCTGTTCGACAGGTCGCCACAAACCGATTTTTGTGATATTTCTCTGAAAACCTCCGAATTTCGCTTAAGACAGCATTGCTTTGTTGGTGAAGAACTTCATCCATGCCATCAAGCAACAGTAATACCCTGCCTGCACTAAGTAAAGTTTCAATTACTGAAGGATCGGAAATTCCAGATGTAAGGAATTCCTGGCTGATGTATTTTAATAGGCTGAACTCGTTGGTAACAATAGAATCTTCAGCAAAATTTTTTAGGGTGATGAATATTGGCACCTGATTTGCCGTAAATGCGTTTTGGTTACACTGAATGGCGAGATATTGCAAAAAGGTGGTTTTACCTACTCCTGGTTTGCCTAGCACCCTGAGCTTAGAGTATCTTTCAACTGCCTGTGTACCAGCTATCTGTTTTTCGTCAGCCTCGCCTAAGCCAAAACGGTCAAATTCTTTGGGATCAAGGTTTTGCAGATCGGTGATTTCTAAGTACTGAAGGCTAGCAATCTCCTCCAAAATATTCACATCTATATATATGTCATCGATCGCAACGGGACGGCTGATATCCAATAACTGCAAAATACCACACTGGTATTGAATTTTATCGAAGCGTTGCGATCGCACTTTCTGCACTAATTTATCAATATCCAGTACAGGGGGACGGCTGTATTCTTCTAGTGACATGAATTCTGCTGGCGGATTGCTAGCAATCTCCTGCCAATTCAGTGACAGCACCATACAAATTTCAATAAAGGTATGACGCTCAATTGGACGGCCACTAAAAAACCGCCAAATTGCTTGTCTAGTCTTGAGGTTGACTTCCGCAGCTAGATTGTCTTGTGTCCACCCCTTGCGAGCAAACGCTTTTTTAGCCTGTTGAATTCCTGTGAGTGATGCTTGGAGCGATCGCTTGACCATAGGACAAAAACCCCATTTAGCAGAATATCTGCGATCCGGGCTTCAAAAACTAAATATTTGGACTTCTGCTTTCTCCTGAAAAATCGTGATCACATCAGGCTGGCATTGCTTGACTAATGCAATGATGTCCCTGGCTTCTTCCTGATATAAGTCTTCAACGTAGCCACTTCTAGAAAGTTGTGCTTCTTTTTTATTATCAAAAGGCCCAAAGTAATAAGTACAGCGCGGAACAGCCGTGTTAATTTCTACCCACCAGGCAAACTCTGACTGATTAGATTGAAATAAATTCATGAGGGATACCTATGATTAATTAAATTTGATTAAAGATAGTTTTGTTTAGAGATTACTATAGCTTTTTGTACAATGAGCAAATGGTAAATCCAGCATTTGAGGCAAGACGACGAATTTAGGATCACAGATGAAAGTACAGTCCGATATAGAGATATTCTTCATTTTTCCTGGTTTTGTTTTCTAAACTGGCATTTCCTGATAACAGTAGCTACAACGCCAGTAAACTCCTCTTGAACAGACATGACGGAGTAAAGCATCTGAACAGCAAAGACAAGTATATTTCCCCTTCATAAATTGACTGATTTTTGTAGATATATGATCTGGTCTGCAATAAGTGAGCAAATTAATTTGACTCGTTAATAAATGTTTCATTTTCAAAGCCTTAATTGCTAAATGAATTTAACTAATGTTGTCTTTATTTGTCAGGTAACTTTGAAGATGAATAATGTTGCCCAAGAGTATGAAGTGATTAAATCAGACGAGTGTGCAGAACTGACCCAACAAGAGACAGAGTTAGGATCTGGCGACTTAGCCAATCAGCGTTTTCGCGCAAGATATGCAGAATACTACCGTGAACCACTGTTTCTATCTGTATCTGCTCCTGTACAGGCAAAGAGTAGCCGCTTTTGGGGATGCTGGATAATTCCTGTACCCCTTCGACTACATAGCGGTTAGGGACATGACTTAGAATGTGGGCAATTAACTTTTGACGCAATTCATGAATCGAAAAAGCTAATTGATAAGGATGTTCAGGGTACTCATTCAAGACATTCTCAATTTCTTGAATGACTATTGGTAATGTTAAATTAATTAACGTATGCGACATGAGTTCAGTATTGTTTGATAAAATATTCACATTCAAGCCTAGATTTTTTGGTGACTGTACAAGTCTGTTCTC
It includes:
- a CDS encoding NACHT domain-containing protein, with amino-acid sequence MVKRSLQASLTGIQQAKKAFARKGWTQDNLAAEVNLKTRQAIWRFFSGRPIERHTFIEICMVLSLNWQEIASNPPAEFMSLEEYSRPPVLDIDKLVQKVRSQRFDKIQYQCGILQLLDISRPVAIDDIYIDVNILEEIASLQYLEITDLQNLDPKEFDRFGLGEADEKQIAGTQAVERYSKLRVLGKPGVGKTTFLQYLAIQCNQNAFTANQVPIFITLKNFAEDSIVTNEFSLLKYISQEFLTSGISDPSVIETLLSAGRVLLLLDGMDEVLHQQSNAVLSEIRRFSEKYHKNRFVATCRTAAQKLRLRGFTDVEIAPFTLEQIRAFAQKWFVAFTKTNQKDGLAQSVEFIQKLELAENWQFRQLVVTPLFLHLACWVFHGQEKFPTKRTDFYKQGLDLLLGKWDEARGIERDEVYRGFLLPQKLKLLSQIAAATFEQGQYFFEQRVVEQYIGDYIQNLNNVPMDAESLQIESEAALKAIEAQHGLLAERARGIFSFSYLAFQEYFTARKIVASHNLEAFGQALSGLVNHITDPHWREIFLLTATMLRSADSLVQLMKQQIDTLVAEDAYLQEFLTWASQKSRSIPTQSKDATVRAFYLALSRTPHIASHFALASSLDQGMFLDEALDDLLLACAIDGSQDFAHIHACGEAMSNILGIVLDVGLHKSLQQLSDQLPNSGQSQQRFELWSQTNYSAWAEQVKKTVINYRNINHEWQFSSEQEQVLQRYYDANQLLLDCLHSNCEVTSAIRQEIEATLLLPIKELEDREWQ
- a CDS encoding DUF1816 domain-containing protein, which encodes MNLFQSNQSEFAWWVEINTAVPRCTYYFGPFDNKKEAQLSRSGYVEDLYQEEARDIIALVKQCQPDVITIFQEKAEVQIFSF